A region from the Tahibacter amnicola genome encodes:
- a CDS encoding beta-ketoacyl-ACP synthase: MPQRIPALAITAYTATSAVGHGTSALAQALKDRRSGLTPNDFTTTALACWIGRVEGVEAVAIPPQWAHWDCRNNRLAWLGLHQDGLRDACTDLLRRHGARRVALVLGTSTASIGATEAGYRTLDAQGAFAPAFRDPMLHTPHSLAAFVQAVLGTRGPVATVATACSSSAKVFAQAERLIRLGWADAAIVGGVDTLCDSVLFGFNALQLVSPDPCRPFDAARSGISIGEAAGFAILERADAAPSAPRLIGWGESSDAHHMSSPHPEGLGARLAITDALARAGLGTEQVDYVNMHGTATPANDAVEAAVVAAMFPATTRASSTKGWTGHALGAAGIVEAVATLTAMREGFVPGSLHCTHPDRACGPQLALGNETRDIQVALSNSFGFGGNNAALLFGQGDPA, from the coding sequence TTGCCCCAACGAATCCCTGCTCTCGCCATCACTGCCTATACCGCCACCTCGGCCGTCGGACACGGTACCAGCGCGCTGGCCCAGGCCCTCAAGGATCGCCGCAGCGGCCTGACACCCAATGATTTCACCACCACGGCGCTGGCTTGCTGGATCGGCCGCGTCGAAGGCGTGGAGGCGGTGGCGATACCACCGCAATGGGCGCACTGGGACTGCCGAAACAATCGCCTGGCCTGGCTGGGACTGCACCAGGACGGCCTGCGCGACGCCTGCACCGACCTGCTGCGCCGGCACGGAGCGCGCCGCGTCGCGCTGGTGCTCGGCACCTCGACCGCGAGCATTGGCGCGACCGAAGCGGGTTATCGCACGCTCGATGCGCAGGGCGCTTTTGCGCCGGCCTTCCGGGATCCGATGCTGCATACGCCCCATTCCCTGGCGGCCTTCGTACAGGCGGTGCTGGGTACCCGGGGACCGGTCGCAACGGTGGCGACCGCGTGCTCGTCGAGCGCGAAGGTGTTCGCGCAGGCCGAGCGCCTGATCCGCCTGGGATGGGCGGACGCCGCCATCGTGGGGGGCGTCGATACGCTCTGCGACAGCGTGTTGTTCGGCTTTAATGCGTTGCAGCTCGTGTCGCCGGACCCGTGCCGGCCGTTCGATGCGGCTCGCAGCGGCATTTCGATCGGCGAGGCTGCCGGGTTTGCGATCCTGGAGCGTGCCGACGCGGCACCGTCCGCGCCGCGGCTGATCGGCTGGGGGGAATCGAGCGATGCGCACCACATGTCCTCGCCGCACCCGGAAGGCCTTGGTGCGCGCCTGGCCATTACCGATGCGCTGGCGCGGGCCGGCCTGGGGACCGAACAAGTGGATTATGTGAATATGCACGGGACGGCCACGCCTGCCAACGACGCGGTCGAAGCGGCAGTGGTCGCGGCCATGTTCCCCGCCACCACGCGCGCCAGCTCGACCAAGGGATGGACGGGTCACGCGCTGGGCGCCGCGGGTATTGTCGAAGCGGTTGCCACGCTCACGGCGATGCGCGAGGGGTTCGTGCCGGGCAGTCTCCATTGCACGCATCCGGATCGGGCCTGCGGCCCGCAGCTGGCCCTGGGTAATGAGACGCGCGACATCCAGGTGGCACTGTCCAATTCATTTGGTTTTGGCGGTAACAACGCGGCGCTGCTGTTTGGCCAGGGAGATCCCGCATGA
- a CDS encoding YdcF family protein, with the protein MIDDPQTDAAAPARPSRWKHLGNPDVWHSLLAAALACAATGGLLLLLYGLRAWRTARSAATAPVRAQVILVFGKRLVNAGPDADYVQRLCRAHALVQADPRRRVLLLGGTVDEGPTEAQAGLATLQQMGLPRHCQIECEDASIDTLENLRHARILLGADAGQPVALVSSRYHLERCRLLALSLGFDVEMIGAEAPWRPRLRDLGRLAMESGYCLWLEVGTRYARLIGHRRMLDRVS; encoded by the coding sequence ATGATTGACGATCCCCAGACCGACGCGGCCGCGCCGGCCCGCCCCAGCCGCTGGAAACACCTGGGCAACCCCGACGTGTGGCATTCGCTGCTGGCCGCCGCACTGGCGTGCGCCGCGACGGGCGGCCTGCTGTTGCTGCTGTACGGGCTGCGCGCCTGGCGCACGGCGCGATCGGCCGCCACGGCGCCGGTGCGGGCCCAGGTCATTCTGGTCTTCGGCAAGCGGCTGGTGAACGCCGGGCCGGACGCCGACTACGTCCAGCGCCTGTGCCGCGCCCATGCGCTGGTCCAGGCCGATCCCCGCCGCCGCGTGCTCCTGCTGGGCGGCACGGTCGACGAGGGCCCGACCGAGGCGCAGGCAGGCCTGGCGACACTGCAGCAGATGGGCCTGCCGCGCCACTGCCAGATCGAGTGCGAGGACGCCTCGATCGATACGCTGGAGAACCTGCGCCACGCCCGCATCCTGCTGGGGGCCGACGCCGGGCAGCCGGTCGCCCTGGTTTCCAGCCGCTACCACCTGGAGCGGTGCCGGTTGCTGGCGCTGTCGCTGGGCTTTGACGTGGAGATGATCGGCGCCGAAGCCCCGTGGCGGCCGCGCCTGCGGGACCTGGGGCGGCTTGCGATGGAATCGGGCTACTGCCTGTGGCTGGAGGTCGGTACGCGCTATGCGCGCCTGATCGGCCACCGGCGCATGCTCGACCGGGTGAGCTAG
- a CDS encoding beta-ketoacyl synthase chain length factor, with product MSLACHLRVSGVGLCGPGLPGWPASIDALRGAAEPDERILQRPAPPLLPAAERRRAPDSVLYAAQAASEACAMAGADPALLPCIFGSSQGDIAITDYMCATLASAPLELSPTKFHNSVHNAAVGYWSIATGCRAPSTALSAWSDTFGAALLEAACQAVDNEDAVLLAVYDTPSAGPMKPVIPYDIGFAMALVLTPDRPGADGTRLVLERCQDEAHATVPATDWARRYQQRSGAAASLPFLEALAGHANRRVVVGAGPGLSLAVEVSP from the coding sequence ATGAGCCTGGCCTGTCACCTGCGCGTGAGTGGCGTCGGCCTGTGTGGGCCAGGATTACCCGGTTGGCCGGCCAGTATCGACGCACTGCGGGGCGCGGCCGAGCCGGACGAGCGGATCCTTCAGCGGCCGGCGCCGCCCCTGCTTCCCGCCGCGGAACGCCGGCGGGCGCCCGACAGCGTGCTCTACGCGGCGCAGGCGGCGTCGGAAGCCTGCGCCATGGCGGGCGCCGATCCGGCGCTGCTGCCGTGCATTTTCGGCTCCAGCCAGGGCGATATCGCCATCACGGACTACATGTGCGCCACGCTGGCGAGCGCGCCGCTCGAGCTGTCGCCGACCAAGTTCCACAATTCCGTTCACAACGCCGCCGTCGGCTACTGGAGCATCGCGACCGGATGCCGCGCGCCGTCGACCGCGCTGAGCGCCTGGAGCGACACTTTCGGCGCTGCCCTGCTCGAGGCCGCGTGCCAGGCGGTGGACAACGAAGACGCCGTGTTGCTGGCTGTGTACGACACGCCCTCGGCCGGGCCGATGAAGCCGGTCATTCCCTATGACATCGGATTTGCGATGGCGCTGGTGCTCACGCCGGACCGGCCCGGCGCCGATGGCACCCGGCTGGTGCTGGAGCGCTGCCAGGATGAGGCACACGCCACCGTGCCCGCTACGGACTGGGCACGGCGCTACCAGCAACGCAGTGGCGCGGCGGCCAGCCTTCCGTTCCTCGAGGCGTTGGCCGGGCACGCCAACAGGCGGGTGGTCGTCGGTGCCGGGCCGGGACTGTCCCTGGCCGTGGAGGTATCCCCATGA
- the polA gene encoding DNA polymerase I, translating to MPTLVLIDGSSYLYRAFHALPPLTNAAGEPTGALFGIVNMLRSTLKARPDYAAFVSDASGPTFRDALYPEYKANRPPMPDELRAQVEPMCDIVRALGFPMLRVPGVEADDVIGTLAHQAAALGIDVIVSTGDKDMAQLVGPHVTLSNTMTNATLDSNGVFEKFGVRPDQIVDLLALMGDTVDNIPGVEKCGPKTAAKWLGEYGTLDNVMANAAKIGGKIGENLRSALAHLPLSRQLATIKLDVALELGPKDLILRDRDVDALRDLYRRYEFNAALKELDGGAVTDSASVIKVAPQYRNRAVEATDLDPALAAKGEYECVRDAAALDTWLERLRQAPLIAFDTETTSLDPLRAEIVGISLAVEPGKGCYIPLAHDYPGAPAQLDRAQVLAALKPILEDPARPKLGQHAKYDVNVLSRQGITVRGIAYDSMLESYVFHSTATRHDMDSLARRYLGYTTIPYEAVAGKGAKQIPFGQVDLEQATCYAAEDADITLRLHSVLWKKLADEPALRQVFETIEMPLVPVLARMEQRGVLIDTQALRVQSHELAKRMHELTQRAFEIAGRTFSLDSPKQLCAILFEELKLPVVVKTPTGQPSTNEEALDAIADQHELPRLILEYRGLAKLRSTYTDKLAEMVNPHTGRVHTSYHQAIAATGRLSSSDPNLQNIPIRTEEGRRIRQAFVAPPGYKVVAADYSQIELRIMAHLSGDQGLLGAFTSGLDVHRATAAEVFGLPPEQVDANQRRAAKAINFGLMYGMGAFGLARQLDIARNEANEYIARYFSRYPGVRSYMDGIREQAHRDGYVETVFGRRLYLDDIRSRNQNLRAGAERAAINAPMQGTAADIIKRAMIAVDAWLGDRDDARMLLQVHDELVFEVREDALEPVTVGIRERMSGAAELAVPLVVDIGVGTNWDEAH from the coding sequence ATGCCCACGCTCGTATTGATCGATGGATCGAGTTATCTCTACCGCGCGTTTCATGCGCTACCGCCGCTGACCAATGCCGCGGGCGAGCCGACCGGGGCCCTGTTCGGTATCGTCAACATGCTGCGTTCCACGCTCAAGGCGCGACCCGACTACGCGGCGTTCGTCTCGGATGCGTCGGGGCCGACGTTCCGCGACGCGCTGTATCCGGAATACAAGGCCAACCGTCCGCCGATGCCCGACGAGTTGCGCGCCCAGGTCGAACCCATGTGCGACATCGTGCGGGCGCTGGGTTTTCCCATGCTGCGCGTGCCGGGTGTCGAAGCCGACGATGTCATCGGTACGCTGGCCCACCAGGCCGCGGCGCTGGGCATCGACGTCATCGTCTCCACCGGCGACAAGGACATGGCGCAGCTGGTCGGACCGCACGTGACGCTCAGCAACACGATGACCAACGCGACGCTCGACAGCAACGGCGTATTCGAGAAGTTCGGGGTACGGCCGGACCAGATCGTCGATCTCCTCGCCTTGATGGGCGATACGGTCGACAACATTCCCGGCGTGGAGAAATGCGGACCCAAGACCGCCGCCAAGTGGCTGGGCGAGTACGGCACGCTGGACAACGTCATGGCCAACGCCGCGAAGATCGGCGGCAAGATCGGCGAAAACCTGCGCAGCGCGCTGGCCCACCTGCCGCTGTCGCGCCAGCTCGCCACGATCAAGCTCGACGTCGCGCTGGAGCTGGGCCCGAAGGACCTCATCCTGCGCGATCGCGACGTCGATGCACTGCGCGATCTCTATCGCCGCTATGAATTCAATGCGGCGCTCAAGGAACTCGACGGCGGCGCCGTCACCGACTCGGCGTCCGTCATCAAGGTGGCGCCGCAGTATCGCAACCGCGCCGTCGAAGCGACAGACCTCGATCCGGCCCTGGCCGCCAAGGGCGAGTACGAGTGCGTCCGCGACGCCGCGGCGCTGGATACCTGGCTGGAACGGCTGCGCCAGGCTCCGCTGATCGCCTTCGACACCGAAACCACGTCGCTTGACCCGCTGCGCGCCGAGATCGTCGGGATCTCGCTGGCGGTGGAGCCCGGCAAGGGCTGCTACATCCCGCTCGCCCACGACTATCCCGGCGCACCGGCGCAGCTCGATCGCGCCCAGGTGCTGGCCGCGCTCAAGCCTATCCTGGAAGATCCGGCCCGTCCCAAGCTGGGCCAGCACGCGAAGTACGACGTGAACGTGCTTTCGCGCCAGGGCATCACGGTGCGCGGCATTGCCTATGACTCGATGCTCGAGTCCTACGTGTTCCATTCCACCGCCACCCGGCACGACATGGATTCGCTCGCCCGCCGCTACCTGGGCTATACGACGATTCCCTACGAAGCCGTTGCGGGCAAGGGCGCCAAGCAGATTCCGTTTGGTCAGGTGGACCTGGAACAGGCCACCTGCTACGCCGCCGAAGACGCCGACATCACGCTGCGCCTGCACAGTGTGCTGTGGAAGAAACTCGCGGACGAACCGGCTTTGCGCCAGGTGTTCGAGACGATCGAGATGCCCCTGGTGCCGGTGCTCGCCCGCATGGAACAGCGGGGCGTGCTGATCGACACGCAGGCGCTGCGCGTGCAGAGCCACGAACTGGCCAAACGCATGCATGAGCTCACCCAGCGCGCCTTCGAGATCGCCGGGCGAACCTTCAGCCTGGATTCGCCCAAGCAGCTCTGCGCCATCCTGTTTGAGGAACTGAAACTGCCGGTCGTCGTGAAGACACCGACCGGACAGCCGTCGACCAATGAAGAAGCGCTGGATGCCATTGCCGACCAGCACGAGCTGCCGCGCCTGATCCTGGAATACCGCGGCCTGGCCAAGCTGCGCTCGACCTACACGGACAAGCTGGCGGAAATGGTCAACCCGCACACCGGGCGCGTGCACACCAGCTACCACCAGGCCATTGCCGCAACCGGGCGCCTGTCCTCGTCCGATCCGAACCTGCAGAACATTCCCATCCGCACCGAGGAAGGCCGGCGCATCCGCCAGGCCTTCGTCGCACCGCCCGGCTACAAGGTGGTGGCGGCGGACTATTCCCAGATCGAGCTGCGCATCATGGCCCACCTGTCGGGGGACCAGGGACTGCTCGGCGCCTTCACCAGTGGCCTGGACGTGCACCGCGCGACCGCCGCGGAGGTGTTTGGCCTGCCACCGGAGCAGGTCGATGCCAATCAGCGCCGGGCCGCGAAGGCGATCAACTTCGGACTGATGTACGGCATGGGCGCGTTCGGCCTGGCGCGCCAGCTGGATATCGCCCGCAACGAGGCGAATGAATACATCGCCCGCTACTTCTCGCGCTATCCCGGCGTGCGCAGCTACATGGACGGCATCCGCGAACAGGCCCATCGCGACGGCTACGTCGAGACGGTATTCGGCCGCCGGCTCTACCTGGACGATATCCGCTCGCGCAACCAGAACCTGCGCGCCGGTGCCGAACGCGCGGCAATCAACGCGCCGATGCAGGGCACGGCCGCCGACATCATCAAGCGCGCGATGATCGCGGTCGACGCCTGGCTGGGCGACCGGGACGACGCGCGCATGCTGCTGCAGGTCCACGACGAACTGGTATTCGAGGTGCGCGAGGATGCTCTCGAACCGGTCACCGTCGGTATCCGCGAACGCATGTCGGGCGCGGCGGAACTGGCGGTGCCGCTGGTCGTCGATATCGGTGTCGGCACCAACTGGGACGAGGCGCACTGA
- a CDS encoding glucose 1-dehydrogenase, which translates to MTPDLINLQGKTALVTGASRGIGAATATLLAAHGAEVIVSSRRQDACEAVVAAIQESGGKARALAAHIGEIASIDALFAALDAESCVPDILVNNAAANPYFGSMLEMPLGAYDKTVEVNIRGYFYTTQQAARRMRGRGGAIVNVASVNGRRAAPGQGVYSFSKAAIISMTEAWARELAGDGIRVNAVLPGLTDTKFASALTQNEAILKPLLRTIPLGRMAQPEEIAPAIAFLCSSAASYLTGASIAVDGGYLA; encoded by the coding sequence ATGACCCCGGATCTGATCAACCTGCAGGGCAAGACCGCGCTGGTCACCGGCGCCAGCCGCGGCATCGGCGCGGCCACGGCGACGTTGCTGGCGGCGCACGGCGCGGAGGTGATCGTATCCAGCCGGCGCCAGGACGCCTGCGAGGCGGTTGTCGCGGCAATCCAGGAGAGCGGTGGCAAGGCGCGCGCGCTGGCGGCCCATATTGGCGAGATTGCCTCGATCGATGCCCTCTTCGCGGCGCTGGACGCTGAGAGTTGCGTACCGGACATCCTGGTCAACAACGCGGCGGCCAATCCGTACTTCGGCAGCATGCTCGAGATGCCGCTGGGGGCCTACGACAAGACGGTCGAAGTGAACATCCGCGGCTATTTCTACACCACCCAGCAGGCCGCCCGGCGCATGCGCGGGCGCGGCGGCGCGATCGTCAATGTCGCGTCGGTCAATGGCCGGCGTGCGGCGCCGGGGCAGGGCGTCTATTCCTTCTCGAAGGCGGCCATCATCAGCATGACCGAGGCCTGGGCGCGGGAACTGGCCGGCGACGGCATCCGCGTCAACGCCGTGCTGCCCGGACTCACCGATACCAAGTTCGCCAGCGCGCTGACCCAGAACGAGGCGATCCTGAAACCGCTGCTGCGGACGATTCCCCTGGGGCGCATGGCCCAGCCGGAGGAGATCGCGCCGGCCATCGCGTTCCTGTGTTCGTCGGCAGCGAGCTATCTGACCGGCGCTTCGATCGCCGTGGATGGCGGCTATCTGGCCTGA
- a CDS encoding glycosyltransferase family 2 protein, producing the protein MSLRIGAVIPALNEERAIRAVVEGALRHAAPVIVIDDGSTDGTIAALEGLPIELIRHDRPGGKGNALRAGFRRALELPVDGVVTLDGDGQHSPEDIPRLAAAAAQLPGHIVVGARLIGRERQPRIRRIANDIADWGIAWAVGQRLLDSQSGQRWYPRDVMRLAVDVVPEGFVFEADILIEAARRLGTRVAAIPIESRYAGEFRRSHFKPLRDFCRITSHVVGRVVEAGSVVRSYRRARVTPIHLLDSE; encoded by the coding sequence ATGAGCCTGCGCATCGGCGCCGTGATTCCGGCGCTGAACGAAGAGCGTGCTATCCGTGCGGTAGTGGAAGGTGCATTGCGCCACGCCGCGCCGGTCATCGTGATCGACGATGGTTCCACCGATGGCACCATCGCCGCCCTGGAGGGCTTGCCGATCGAGCTGATCCGTCACGACCGCCCCGGTGGCAAGGGCAATGCCCTGCGCGCGGGATTCCGGCGCGCACTGGAACTTCCCGTCGATGGCGTGGTGACGCTCGATGGCGACGGCCAGCATTCACCCGAGGACATTCCGCGTCTGGCCGCCGCGGCGGCGCAGTTGCCGGGCCATATCGTGGTCGGTGCGCGCCTGATCGGGCGCGAACGCCAGCCGCGCATCCGCCGCATTGCCAATGACATCGCCGACTGGGGCATCGCCTGGGCCGTCGGCCAGCGCCTCCTCGACAGCCAGAGCGGCCAGCGCTGGTACCCGCGCGATGTGATGCGCCTGGCGGTTGACGTGGTGCCGGAAGGCTTCGTGTTCGAGGCGGATATCCTCATTGAAGCGGCCCGCCGGCTGGGAACCCGGGTAGCCGCCATCCCGATCGAATCGCGCTATGCGGGCGAATTCCGCCGCAGCCACTTCAAGCCGCTGCGCGACTTCTGCCGCATCACCAGCCACGTGGTGGGCCGTGTGGTCGAGGCGGGTTCCGTGGTCCGCAGCTACCGGCGCGCGCGCGTCACGCCGATCCACCTGCTTGATTCGGAATAG
- the hemF gene encoding oxygen-dependent coproporphyrinogen oxidase, which translates to MNSAPITRMETFLRDLQDRICRALEDTDGTARFREDTWVRAEGGGGRSRVMKHGATFEQAGVGFSKVHGDRMPASATAHRPELVGRSWTALGVSLVIHPHNPYVPTTHMNVRYFEAHKPDADPVWWFGGGFDLTPFYPFDEDVRHWHQVAHDACAPFGEAVYPRYKRWCDEYFFLKHRQETRGVGGLFFDDLNDGGFDRCFDLTRAVGNGFLDAYLPIVERRRDHAYGEREREFQLYRRGRYVEFNLVWDRGTLFGLQSGGRTESILMSLPPRVRFEYMYEPEPGSAEARLAEYLVPRDWL; encoded by the coding sequence ATGAATTCCGCACCGATCACGCGCATGGAAACCTTCCTGCGCGACCTGCAAGACCGCATCTGCCGCGCACTGGAAGACACCGACGGTACCGCCCGGTTCCGCGAAGACACCTGGGTTCGCGCCGAAGGCGGCGGCGGCCGCTCGCGCGTGATGAAACACGGCGCGACCTTCGAGCAGGCCGGCGTCGGATTCTCCAAAGTGCACGGCGACCGAATGCCCGCATCGGCCACGGCGCACCGGCCGGAGCTGGTCGGCCGCAGCTGGACGGCGCTGGGCGTATCGCTGGTGATTCACCCGCACAACCCGTATGTGCCAACCACGCACATGAACGTGCGCTACTTCGAGGCGCACAAGCCGGATGCGGACCCGGTGTGGTGGTTCGGTGGCGGATTCGACCTGACGCCGTTCTATCCCTTCGACGAGGACGTGCGCCATTGGCACCAGGTCGCGCACGACGCCTGCGCCCCCTTTGGCGAGGCAGTCTATCCGCGCTACAAGCGCTGGTGCGACGAGTACTTCTTTCTCAAGCACCGGCAGGAGACGCGCGGCGTCGGCGGGCTGTTCTTCGACGACCTGAACGACGGCGGTTTCGACCGGTGTTTCGACCTTACCCGCGCCGTCGGCAATGGCTTCCTCGATGCCTACCTGCCCATTGTCGAGCGCCGCCGCGACCACGCCTATGGCGAACGCGAACGCGAGTTCCAGCTGTACCGGCGCGGCCGCTACGTCGAATTCAACCTGGTGTGGGACCGCGGCACCCTGTTCGGGCTTCAGTCGGGCGGCCGCACGGAATCGATCCTCATGAGCCTTCCGCCGCGCGTACGCTTTGAATACATGTACGAACCCGAGCCCGGCAGCGCCGAAGCGCGCCTTGCCGAGTACCTCGTTCCGCGCGACTGGCTGTGA
- a CDS encoding DUF2782 domain-containing protein: MSPKVIVLALGLAGVAVGASAAEPPAKADASALPAALPPPSLEDPGVKTAPEPAATADTPAAGAARNKRGEAAPDVSIRQEGDDTIEEYRTSGRVTMIRISRKGGVQQTFIDTDGDGRLEGNPKEGPVAPVYYKLYEWN; the protein is encoded by the coding sequence ATGAGCCCGAAAGTGATCGTCCTTGCCCTGGGTCTTGCCGGTGTCGCCGTTGGCGCATCGGCGGCCGAGCCGCCCGCCAAGGCGGACGCGTCGGCGCTACCCGCCGCGTTGCCGCCGCCATCGCTGGAAGACCCCGGCGTCAAAACCGCCCCGGAGCCGGCCGCGACCGCCGACACCCCGGCCGCGGGCGCCGCCCGCAACAAACGCGGCGAAGCGGCGCCGGATGTGTCGATCCGCCAGGAAGGCGATGACACGATCGAGGAATATCGTACGTCCGGGCGCGTGACGATGATCCGCATCTCGCGCAAGGGCGGCGTGCAGCAGACCTTCATCGACACCGACGGCGACGGTCGTCTTGAAGGCAATCCGAAGGAAGGGCCGGTCGCACCGGTCTACTACAAACTGTACGAGTGGAATTAG
- a CDS encoding SDR family NAD(P)-dependent oxidoreductase — MRNNRVLITGAGSGLGRALALRYARAGWQVGVADIRADRADAVCEEIQALGARGDAFQVDVGSDTSVEALRDDVVARWGDLDLLINNAGVSSAGDVADTPLDDWRWMLEINLLSVVRGCRAFLPIFLARGRGHIVNTASFAGLAGAAGLASYSVAKAGVVALSDSLRAEMALCKSGVRVSVVCPSFFRTNLLENFRGPEKTRAIADRLMTRATESADDIAAFVFDGVAAGRYLLIPTAAERLRWRIRRFFPDFYFRKLITAQRAAMDK; from the coding sequence ATGCGCAATAACCGAGTGTTGATCACCGGCGCCGGCAGCGGCCTGGGCAGGGCCCTGGCCCTGCGCTACGCCCGCGCCGGCTGGCAGGTGGGCGTGGCAGATATCCGCGCCGACCGCGCCGATGCCGTTTGCGAAGAGATCCAGGCGCTGGGCGCGCGCGGCGACGCGTTCCAGGTCGACGTCGGCAGCGACACGTCGGTGGAAGCGTTGCGCGACGACGTGGTGGCCCGCTGGGGCGACCTGGACCTGCTGATCAACAATGCCGGCGTCTCTTCAGCCGGCGATGTGGCCGACACGCCGCTGGACGACTGGCGCTGGATGCTGGAGATCAACCTCCTCTCCGTCGTGCGCGGCTGTCGCGCCTTCCTGCCCATCTTCCTGGCGCGCGGCCGCGGTCACATCGTCAATACGGCGTCCTTTGCCGGCCTCGCCGGTGCCGCCGGGCTGGCCTCCTACTCGGTGGCCAAGGCCGGCGTCGTCGCGTTGTCCGATTCGCTGCGCGCGGAAATGGCCCTGTGCAAATCGGGCGTGCGCGTGAGCGTGGTGTGTCCGTCGTTCTTTCGCACCAATCTCCTGGAAAACTTCCGTGGACCGGAGAAGACGCGGGCGATTGCCGATCGCCTGATGACCCGTGCCACCGAATCGGCTGACGACATCGCCGCCTTCGTTTTCGACGGGGTGGCAGCGGGCCGGTACCTCCTCATTCCGACCGCGGCCGAGCGGCTGCGCTGGCGCATACGGCGCTTTTTTCCCGATTTCTACTTCCGTAAATTGATCACCGCCCAGCGCGCCGCCATGGACAAGTGA
- a CDS encoding cation:proton antiporter, which translates to MSHSPLLLQLIVILGTARVLALLLRYLGQPAVIGEMLAGIMLGPIVFGALAQELHAALFARESLGALTGLSQLGLVIFMFVVGAEMRMPTGVRTQMIAATRVGVLTVVLPMLLGLAISPMLHPRFAPDGVSYWPFALFMAASMAITAFPVMARILKDTHMTHTPVGQLSLASAAVTDVLAWVILALVVALISLDHGWVGFGRTVIGLVVVVGLAFGVVRPLISRVLQRHASDGKPDGMVLALLLVITFVFAAVTQWLQLHAVFGAFLFGACLPRDDRLLHTLVERLEYMAIVVLMPVFFALAGLNTTPDAFGGTGFGALGLILGAAIIGKIVGGLAGARWSGMDWHSSMAVGSMMNARGLMELIVMKIGLDVGVIGKEIFTMLMVMAILTTVMSTPLLMAFMRGRHPGKHAAGAALGESRQ; encoded by the coding sequence ATGTCCCATAGTCCATTGCTGCTGCAGCTCATCGTCATCCTGGGCACGGCACGCGTGCTGGCACTGCTGCTGCGCTATCTCGGCCAACCCGCGGTGATCGGCGAGATGCTTGCCGGCATCATGCTCGGCCCCATCGTGTTCGGCGCCCTGGCCCAGGAGCTCCATGCCGCGCTTTTTGCCAGGGAAAGCCTGGGCGCACTGACGGGCTTGAGCCAGCTGGGGCTGGTCATCTTCATGTTCGTCGTCGGTGCGGAGATGCGCATGCCCACCGGGGTGCGCACGCAGATGATTGCGGCGACGCGCGTTGGCGTGCTGACGGTCGTTCTGCCGATGCTGCTGGGACTTGCCATTTCGCCCATGCTGCATCCGAGGTTTGCGCCCGACGGGGTGAGCTATTGGCCCTTCGCGCTGTTCATGGCCGCGTCGATGGCCATCACGGCGTTCCCGGTGATGGCGCGCATCCTCAAGGACACGCACATGACCCATACGCCGGTCGGCCAGCTGTCGCTGGCCTCGGCGGCCGTCACCGACGTGCTCGCATGGGTGATCCTGGCCCTCGTCGTAGCGCTCATTTCCCTCGATCACGGCTGGGTCGGCTTCGGCCGCACCGTCATCGGCCTGGTCGTGGTGGTCGGCCTGGCCTTCGGCGTGGTCCGCCCGCTCATCTCGCGCGTCCTGCAGCGCCACGCCAGCGACGGCAAGCCCGACGGCATGGTGCTCGCCCTGCTGCTGGTCATCACGTTTGTCTTTGCAGCGGTGACGCAGTGGTTGCAGCTGCATGCCGTGTTCGGGGCATTTCTGTTCGGTGCCTGCCTGCCGCGCGATGATCGCCTTCTGCACACCCTGGTCGAACGGCTCGAGTACATGGCGATCGTGGTCCTGATGCCGGTGTTCTTCGCACTGGCCGGGTTGAACACGACTCCGGATGCCTTTGGCGGCACCGGCTTCGGTGCGCTCGGCCTGATCCTGGGTGCGGCGATCATCGGCAAGATCGTGGGCGGGCTGGCGGGTGCGCGCTGGAGCGGCATGGATTGGCACTCATCCATGGCCGTGGGCTCGATGATGAATGCGCGCGGCCTGATGGAACTGATCGTGATGAAGATCGGCCTGGATGTCGGTGTGATCGGCAAGGAGATCTTCACCATGTTGATGGTGATGGCCATCCTCACCACGGTGATGTCCACGCCACTGCTGATGGCTTTCATGCGAGGGCGCCATCCGGGAAAGCACGCGGCCGGCGCCGCCCTGGGTGAGAGCCGGCAGTAA